The Mesobacillus jeotgali genome window below encodes:
- the brnQ gene encoding branched-chain amino acid transport system II carrier protein, with amino-acid sequence MQQKIPFSTYALIGTMLFGMYFGAGNLIFPIQLGQLAGTNFWPALIGFLVTAIGLPFLGILAIGLSGSTGLRDLASRVHPVFGIAFATVLYLTIGPFFAIPRTATVPFVVGFEPYITPGQTGLWLGIFSFVFFAIVYFFSLHPAKVIDYIGKYLTPAFLVFLFILIGISVIKPMGSFGEPNGAYANLAFITGFKEGYNTMDALASLAFGIVIINAIKGKGITSTKDIARATWKSGIFAMTLMMLIYGLITYMGASSILAIGTFENGGQIFSAVAQHYFGSFGAILLAIIIVLACLKTSIGLITACSEFFHDLLPRVSYQKFVLLLCIVSFIIANFGLNNIIQFAVPVLMFLYPLAIILILLTLVSPLFGYKQSVFAASIAMTLFVSVFDGYSALAANLPNIDISLFNSVTSIYKDYLPLYNIGLGWILPAFIGAVIGYMLPKAHFPVKKYQKEL; translated from the coding sequence ATGCAGCAAAAAATTCCGTTTTCCACCTATGCCCTGATTGGAACCATGCTTTTTGGAATGTACTTTGGTGCGGGGAATTTGATTTTTCCTATCCAATTAGGCCAGCTGGCAGGCACGAACTTCTGGCCAGCGTTAATTGGCTTCCTGGTAACAGCCATCGGCCTTCCTTTTCTAGGCATACTGGCAATAGGGCTTTCCGGAAGCACTGGTCTGCGTGATTTAGCCAGCAGAGTTCATCCTGTTTTTGGCATCGCCTTCGCGACAGTTCTTTATTTAACGATTGGACCCTTTTTCGCAATTCCGCGAACTGCTACTGTTCCATTCGTTGTTGGCTTTGAGCCCTACATCACTCCAGGACAAACCGGTTTATGGCTGGGGATTTTCAGTTTTGTTTTCTTCGCCATCGTTTACTTTTTCTCACTGCATCCTGCGAAGGTGATAGATTACATTGGAAAATACTTGACACCTGCATTTCTCGTTTTTTTATTTATATTGATTGGGATTTCTGTAATTAAGCCAATGGGAAGCTTCGGGGAACCGAACGGTGCTTATGCAAATTTGGCTTTTATCACTGGGTTTAAAGAGGGGTATAATACAATGGATGCCCTTGCTTCGCTGGCCTTCGGGATCGTTATCATCAATGCCATTAAAGGTAAGGGAATTACCAGCACTAAGGATATTGCCAGAGCTACATGGAAATCAGGTATTTTCGCAATGACCTTGATGATGCTAATTTACGGACTCATAACATATATGGGAGCATCAAGCATATTGGCCATCGGAACATTCGAGAATGGCGGACAGATTTTCTCAGCAGTAGCACAACACTACTTTGGATCCTTCGGTGCAATCTTGCTCGCAATAATCATTGTTCTGGCATGTTTAAAAACAAGCATTGGGTTGATCACAGCATGCAGCGAGTTTTTCCATGATTTATTACCGAGGGTTTCTTATCAAAAGTTTGTGCTTCTTCTTTGCATCGTGTCTTTCATAATCGCAAACTTTGGTTTGAACAATATCATCCAATTTGCTGTACCTGTTTTAATGTTCCTTTACCCATTAGCTATCATCCTTATCTTATTAACACTGGTATCACCACTTTTCGGATATAAGCAAAGCGTATTTGCAGCTTCTATAGCGATGACATTATTTGTGAGTGTTTTTGATGGCTATAGCGCGTTGGCCGCTAATCTGCCGAATATAGATATTTCTTTATTCAACTCTGTAACGTCTATATACAAGGATTATCTGCCTCTATACAATATTGGCCTTGGCTGGATCCTGCCTGCTTTCATCGGTGCAGTCATCGGTTATATGTTGCCTAAAGCTCATTTCCCCGTAAAAAAATACCAAAAAGAACTGTAG
- a CDS encoding LLM class flavin-dependent oxidoreductase: MKLSVLDQSVISKGDSAGQALRNTVKLAQITENLGYTRFWVAEHHNTNGIAGSSPEVLISHIASMTRKIRVGSGGVLLPQYSPYKVAENFKMLETLFPNRIDAGLGRSPGGSATTRLALTDGMRKSLNEFPRQVKDLQAFLRNELIPDHPYHQVKAYPEVTGYPELWLLGITHRGARLAAELGTAFTYGHFITPVNGKRALEQYYREFQPSALLHEPKANVCVFVVCAETEEKADELALSQDLWLLRVEKGMDTRIPSVEEAKNAPLTSSDRSRIQENRKRMIIGTPEKVRDELLRLSEVYKTDEFMVINNLYSFEEKVKTYTLLADSFL, encoded by the coding sequence ATGAAATTGAGTGTACTTGACCAATCTGTCATCAGCAAGGGGGATTCTGCTGGCCAGGCGTTAAGGAATACAGTTAAGTTGGCACAAATCACGGAAAACCTGGGATATACCAGGTTCTGGGTGGCTGAACATCATAATACCAATGGCATCGCTGGTTCTTCACCAGAAGTACTGATTTCCCATATTGCTTCCATGACGAGAAAAATCAGGGTGGGTTCGGGTGGTGTTCTTCTTCCACAATACAGCCCTTATAAGGTCGCGGAAAATTTCAAGATGCTGGAGACCTTGTTTCCAAACCGGATTGATGCAGGGCTCGGACGATCTCCGGGCGGGTCAGCGACAACAAGGCTTGCATTGACTGATGGGATGAGGAAAAGCTTAAACGAATTTCCGAGACAGGTTAAAGATTTGCAGGCATTTTTAAGAAATGAGTTAATCCCAGACCATCCATATCATCAGGTTAAAGCATACCCAGAAGTAACTGGTTATCCTGAACTGTGGCTATTAGGGATTACGCACAGAGGTGCACGACTCGCAGCAGAACTTGGAACAGCCTTTACATATGGCCATTTTATTACGCCCGTTAATGGCAAAAGGGCCCTGGAACAATACTATCGGGAATTCCAGCCTTCAGCATTACTTCATGAGCCCAAAGCAAATGTTTGTGTTTTCGTCGTTTGCGCAGAAACAGAGGAAAAGGCTGACGAATTGGCCTTAAGCCAGGATCTATGGCTTTTGCGAGTTGAAAAAGGAATGGACACGAGAATTCCCTCGGTGGAAGAGGCAAAGAATGCTCCGCTTACTTCTAGCGACCGCTCCAGAATCCAGGAAAATCGTAAACGGATGATCATTGGAACGCCGGAAAAAGTAAGGGATGAACTTTTGAGGCTGAGCGAAGTTTATAAAACAGATGAATTCATGGTTATCAATAATCTATATAGCTTCGAGGAGAAGGTGAAGACATACACTTTGTTGGCTGATTCTTTTCTTTAA
- a CDS encoding BC1872 family protein, producing the protein MTKTDAIARRILGWKLNRWDRWFDYEKGVFIYDSEFQPEQNLVHAMLIVERLEKLGYSFSSNGVSEASFNQFKGAGENLPEAITNAAYAIIENDSVVSSTSLWRKLS; encoded by the coding sequence ATGACCAAAACGGATGCAATTGCACGGAGAATTTTAGGATGGAAGCTGAACAGATGGGACCGCTGGTTCGATTATGAAAAGGGTGTTTTCATCTATGACTCTGAATTCCAGCCGGAACAGAACCTTGTTCATGCGATGCTGATTGTCGAGAGATTGGAGAAACTGGGCTACAGCTTTTCATCCAATGGTGTTTCCGAGGCATCTTTCAACCAATTCAAAGGGGCTGGTGAAAATCTTCCTGAAGCCATTACGAATGCCGCCTATGCGATCATTGAAAATGACTCAGTAGTATCCAGTACTTCCTTGTGGCGCAAGCTTTCGTAA
- a CDS encoding cytochrome bd oxidase small subunit CydS, with amino-acid sequence MAEFTMFYAPFIVIIASIAASFWLAGKDEKVE; translated from the coding sequence ATGGCTGAATTCACAATGTTTTACGCACCTTTCATTGTCATTATTGCATCGATTGCCGCGTCATTCTGGCTGGCAGGGAAGGACGAAAAAGTGGAATGA
- a CDS encoding cytochrome d ubiquinol oxidase subunit II, translating into MTLEIIGISVLWIFLFGYVIVASIDFGAGFFNAYSLFRGKQHILTGIIQRYLSPVWEVTNVFLVFFFVGIVGFFPKTAYYYGTILLVPASIGVVLLAIRGAYYAFTTYGGLKHKRYTYLYGLTGLFIPASLSIVLTISEGGFVEETPSGIELDYWALFTSPLTWSIVVLSLAAVLYISAVFLTWYANKAQDEPATELLRRYALIWSVPAIVTATGIIVELQGHNPEHYSSLVDLWWMFAISFILFLGTVYLIGKRKAYGVAFGLLTGQFFIAFFAYGISHYPYLLYPFLSIYDSFTNEAMAIALIIAFIAGLGLLLPSLYLLLRLFLFNKDYVQGKRNDHA; encoded by the coding sequence ATGACACTTGAAATAATCGGGATATCGGTTCTTTGGATCTTTCTCTTCGGATATGTCATCGTCGCCTCCATCGATTTCGGAGCAGGTTTTTTCAATGCATACAGCTTGTTCAGGGGAAAGCAGCATATCCTGACAGGAATCATTCAGCGATACTTATCACCTGTCTGGGAAGTCACAAATGTATTCCTTGTATTTTTCTTCGTGGGAATTGTCGGCTTCTTTCCTAAAACAGCTTATTACTACGGCACCATCCTGCTCGTTCCGGCCAGCATCGGAGTGGTTTTGCTCGCAATCCGCGGAGCTTATTATGCTTTCACCACTTACGGTGGACTAAAGCACAAGAGGTACACGTACTTATACGGACTCACTGGCCTGTTCATCCCTGCCTCACTATCAATCGTGCTCACGATTTCAGAAGGAGGATTTGTGGAAGAGACCCCATCAGGAATTGAATTGGACTACTGGGCTCTTTTCACCAGTCCTTTGACATGGAGCATAGTTGTCCTGAGTCTTGCCGCCGTTCTTTATATATCCGCCGTTTTTTTGACCTGGTATGCGAACAAGGCACAGGACGAACCGGCAACAGAATTGCTGAGAAGATATGCTTTAATCTGGTCTGTGCCGGCGATCGTGACGGCAACAGGCATCATCGTGGAACTTCAGGGCCATAATCCTGAGCATTACAGCAGCCTGGTTGATTTATGGTGGATGTTTGCCATTTCCTTCATCCTGTTTTTAGGAACCGTGTACCTGATCGGAAAACGCAAGGCATACGGCGTGGCGTTTGGACTATTGACCGGCCAATTCTTTATCGCCTTTTTTGCCTATGGCATTTCGCATTATCCGTATCTGCTCTATCCGTTTCTCAGCATATACGACAGCTTTACAAATGAAGCGATGGCCATTGCACTAATCATTGCCTTCATTGCTGGGCTCGGGCTGCTGCTTCCATCACTGTACCTGCTGTTAAGGTTGTTTTTATTCAATAAAGACTATGTCCAGGGGAAAAGGAACGACCATGCATAG
- a CDS encoding cytochrome ubiquinol oxidase subunit I produces MGNEESVFFSRVLTELTLSFHIIYATIGVGIPLMIMIAQWLGIKKQDEHYILLARRWTRGFVITVAVGVVTGTAIGLQLSLLWPNFMELAGNVIALPLFMETFAFFFEAIFLGIYLYTWDRFENQKKHLLLLIPVAIGASFSAVFITIVNAFMNAPQGFDLVDGQLVNINPILAMFNPAMPTKVAHVLATAYMTSAFVLASIGAFRLLKGSNHIYHKKALFLTMKIGLIFSIAAAVIGDFSGKYLAEYQPEKLAAAEWHFETHEGAPLMLYGVLDDGEVKYALEIPYALSILAHSNPNAEVIGLNEFPEDEIPPLYIHYLFDGMVTIGMWMMALSLAYVVGVWMKWSFIRTRWYRWLIVFGGPLSMVAIELGWWFAEVGRQPWILRGIMKVEDAATTSGQVDLMLLLFAGLYLILAIGSTVVLTRMFRKNTVEQELADRELEKEGEFR; encoded by the coding sequence ATGGGGAATGAAGAATCAGTTTTTTTCAGCCGTGTCTTGACGGAGCTTACATTATCCTTCCATATTATTTATGCCACTATTGGAGTGGGAATACCGCTGATGATCATGATTGCTCAGTGGCTCGGAATCAAGAAACAGGATGAGCATTATATCCTGCTGGCAAGGAGATGGACGCGCGGTTTTGTCATCACTGTTGCCGTAGGAGTTGTGACCGGGACGGCCATCGGCCTGCAGCTGTCATTGTTGTGGCCTAATTTTATGGAATTGGCAGGCAATGTTATCGCGCTTCCGTTGTTCATGGAAACATTCGCGTTTTTCTTTGAAGCGATTTTCCTGGGAATTTATCTCTATACTTGGGACCGGTTTGAAAATCAGAAGAAACATTTGCTGCTATTGATCCCGGTTGCGATTGGGGCATCATTTTCAGCTGTGTTCATCACGATTGTCAATGCATTCATGAATGCGCCGCAAGGATTTGACCTTGTGGATGGACAGCTGGTCAATATCAATCCGATTCTGGCGATGTTCAATCCGGCGATGCCGACAAAGGTTGCCCATGTGCTGGCGACAGCTTATATGACTTCGGCTTTTGTACTCGCTTCGATTGGCGCATTCAGGCTTTTAAAAGGATCCAATCATATCTACCATAAAAAAGCGTTATTTTTAACGATGAAAATCGGCCTGATCTTTTCGATTGCAGCTGCGGTCATTGGAGATTTCTCAGGTAAATATCTTGCAGAATATCAGCCGGAAAAGCTGGCGGCAGCGGAATGGCACTTCGAGACACATGAGGGGGCGCCGTTGATGTTGTATGGTGTTCTTGATGACGGCGAAGTAAAATATGCGCTTGAGATTCCTTATGCACTTAGTATTTTGGCACACAGCAATCCGAATGCTGAGGTCATTGGCCTTAATGAATTCCCTGAAGATGAAATCCCGCCATTGTATATCCATTATTTATTTGATGGAATGGTGACGATCGGGATGTGGATGATGGCCCTGTCGCTTGCCTATGTTGTAGGTGTGTGGATGAAATGGAGTTTTATCCGGACCAGATGGTATCGCTGGCTGATCGTTTTCGGCGGTCCGTTATCCATGGTGGCGATCGAACTGGGCTGGTGGTTTGCTGAAGTCGGAAGGCAGCCATGGATACTGCGGGGAATCATGAAGGTAGAGGATGCGGCAACGACCAGCGGACAGGTCGATTTGATGCTTCTCCTGTTTGCAGGTTTATATTTGATACTTGCCATTGGCAGCACCGTTGTATTAACAAGGATGTTCAGAAAAAATACAGTTGAACAGGAACTGGCAGACAGGGAACTGGAGAAGGAGGGTGAGTTTCGATGA
- a CDS encoding phosphatase PAP2 family protein, protein MKFNLQLFIAFFGSLFGFIVLSYLVQAEHLVVFDRFVIDLVQGLEAEGLTAAMKFFTYIGSLKFIVILTIPIFLFLFYLLRHRLEILVFLSVVYMTPILNRLLKLYFHRARPDFHRLIEIGGYSFPSGHAMNAFSFYSILAFLLWRHVATRTGRIIVIMFSGLMIFAIGISRVYLGVHYPSDIIGGFLASGLWVAAVIWFFQRYKERLDIPKRGH, encoded by the coding sequence ATGAAGTTCAATCTGCAGCTTTTCATCGCCTTTTTTGGTTCGTTATTTGGTTTTATCGTTTTGTCTTATCTGGTACAGGCTGAACATCTTGTTGTGTTCGACCGGTTTGTCATTGATCTGGTACAGGGACTGGAAGCAGAGGGGCTGACTGCGGCGATGAAATTCTTTACCTATATTGGCTCCTTAAAGTTCATCGTCATCCTGACCATTCCCATTTTCCTATTCCTTTTTTATTTGCTAAGACACAGGCTGGAAATCCTTGTTTTCCTGTCTGTAGTTTATATGACGCCGATTCTGAACAGGTTGCTGAAATTGTATTTTCATCGCGCCCGGCCAGATTTTCACCGGCTGATTGAAATAGGAGGATACAGCTTTCCGAGCGGCCATGCGATGAATGCTTTTTCTTTTTACAGTATCCTTGCTTTCCTGCTCTGGCGCCATGTCGCAACCCGCACGGGGAGAATCATCGTCATCATGTTCAGCGGTTTGATGATTTTTGCGATTGGAATAAGCAGGGTTTATTTAGGTGTACATTACCCGAGTGATATCATCGGCGGATTTCTAGCCAGCGGTCTGTGGGTCGCAGCAGTGATCTGGTTTTTCCAAAGATATAAAGAAAGGCTGGATATACCGAAAAGGGGACACTGA
- a CDS encoding UDP-glucose/GDP-mannose dehydrogenase family protein: protein MKVAVLGTGYVGLSTGVCLAEIGHEVVCIDVDERKIDLLKEGKSPIYEPRLEELLIKNSTEGRLAFTTFHQQGLREADIIIIAVGTPQSDDGRADLSYLEQAAKDLAEHIVRDCVVVVKSTVPVGTNEYVKQLLLGQLKSNVEIKMVSNPEFLRQGSAIEDTLKADRIIIGSDDVSASEKIQEMYRPLNVPFLLTDVRSAEIIKYASNAFLATKISFINAIANLCEAAGADVEDVAKGMGFDKRVGSAFLNAGIGYGGSCFPKDVKALLHTSRELGVPFSLLEETISINEHQQELLVDKALKRFGTLNGKKIAMLGLSFKPNTDDMREAPSIKIARSLTASGAEVAAFDPVAASNARKVIGDIITYVDSAVEAAKDADALFVVTEWEEFKQHDVAALLDVMKQPIIFDGRNCLDEAALKACKTIEYYPVGRPAVILKGND, encoded by the coding sequence ATGAAGGTCGCTGTACTTGGAACTGGTTATGTAGGATTATCCACCGGAGTGTGCCTCGCTGAAATCGGCCACGAAGTCGTTTGCATTGACGTTGATGAAAGGAAAATAGACCTCCTGAAAGAAGGGAAGTCCCCGATTTATGAACCACGGCTTGAAGAACTCCTTATTAAAAACTCCACCGAAGGAAGACTGGCCTTCACTACTTTTCATCAGCAAGGATTAAGGGAAGCGGACATCATCATCATTGCTGTCGGGACACCCCAGAGTGATGATGGGCGGGCGGATTTGAGCTATCTTGAGCAAGCTGCAAAGGATCTTGCTGAACATATCGTCCGGGATTGTGTGGTCGTGGTTAAAAGCACTGTGCCAGTTGGCACGAATGAATATGTGAAACAACTGTTGTTAGGGCAGCTGAAAAGTAATGTTGAGATCAAGATGGTCTCCAATCCGGAGTTCCTGCGCCAGGGATCAGCCATCGAAGATACATTGAAAGCTGACAGGATTATCATTGGCTCTGACGATGTGAGTGCCTCTGAAAAAATTCAGGAGATGTATCGACCGCTGAACGTTCCGTTTTTGCTGACCGATGTGAGAAGCGCGGAAATAATCAAATACGCCTCCAATGCATTTTTGGCGACGAAAATCAGTTTTATCAATGCAATTGCCAATCTATGCGAAGCTGCCGGAGCTGACGTCGAGGATGTAGCGAAGGGAATGGGCTTTGATAAGCGGGTTGGATCGGCCTTTTTGAATGCCGGAATAGGATATGGCGGATCCTGTTTCCCGAAGGATGTGAAAGCACTGCTGCACACATCCAGGGAGCTTGGGGTTCCTTTTTCATTATTAGAAGAGACGATCTCCATCAACGAACATCAGCAAGAGTTGCTTGTTGATAAGGCTTTAAAACGATTCGGTACATTAAATGGAAAGAAAATCGCCATGCTCGGCCTTTCCTTCAAACCGAATACGGATGATATGAGGGAAGCGCCGTCGATCAAAATTGCACGCTCTTTGACTGCCTCAGGGGCTGAAGTTGCAGCCTTTGACCCAGTTGCAGCCAGCAATGCAAGGAAGGTCATCGGTGACATCATCACTTACGTGGACTCGGCAGTTGAAGCTGCGAAAGATGCTGATGCATTGTTTGTCGTCACAGAATGGGAAGAGTTCAAACAGCATGATGTTGCAGCCCTATTGGATGTCATGAAGCAGCCAATCATCTTTGACGGCAGGAACTGTTTAGATGAAGCTGCCCTCAAGGCATGCAAGACAATTGAATATTATCCAGTCGGAAGGCCGGCGGTTATTTTAAAAGGGAATGATTAA
- the galU gene encoding UTP--glucose-1-phosphate uridylyltransferase GalU, with translation MKIRKAIIPAAGLGTRFLPATKAQPKEMLPIVDKPTIQYIVEEAVASGIEEIIIIIGRGKRSIEDHFDKSYELEDALLRKNKLAILEEVQKISSLAKIYYVRQKEALGLGHAILCARSFIGNEPFAVLLGDDIVKSEIPCLKQIINEFEYCNSSVIAVQSVPDTDVSKYGVVKPKGANLEPNLFYIDSLVEKPKKNEAPSNYAIMGRYVLRPEIFDVLAQLPSGHGGEIQLTDAINELNRRQAVLAYNFEGKRYDIGDKIGFIKATVDFALQREDTREDVIEYLRDVLGMTDLKRECD, from the coding sequence ATGAAAATCCGAAAAGCTATTATCCCGGCAGCCGGGCTTGGGACACGATTTTTACCGGCAACTAAAGCGCAGCCAAAGGAAATGCTCCCAATCGTTGATAAGCCGACAATCCAATATATCGTAGAGGAAGCAGTCGCCTCGGGGATAGAGGAAATCATTATCATCATCGGCAGGGGAAAGAGATCGATAGAAGATCATTTCGATAAATCATATGAGCTGGAAGATGCGCTGCTAAGAAAGAATAAGCTTGCTATTTTAGAAGAGGTCCAAAAGATATCCAGCCTGGCAAAGATTTATTATGTCCGGCAAAAGGAGGCGCTCGGACTTGGGCACGCCATCCTTTGCGCCAGAAGCTTCATCGGCAATGAACCATTCGCTGTTTTGCTCGGGGATGACATTGTAAAGTCAGAAATTCCATGCTTAAAGCAAATCATCAACGAGTTTGAATACTGCAATAGCTCTGTCATAGCTGTTCAAAGCGTACCTGATACCGATGTCAGCAAGTATGGAGTCGTAAAGCCAAAGGGAGCGAACCTGGAGCCGAACCTTTTCTATATCGATTCATTGGTGGAAAAGCCGAAAAAAAATGAAGCACCTTCCAATTATGCGATTATGGGACGCTATGTATTGAGGCCGGAAATTTTTGATGTCTTGGCACAGCTTCCCTCGGGACATGGTGGGGAAATACAGCTGACCGATGCGATTAATGAGCTTAACAGACGGCAGGCCGTATTGGCATACAACTTCGAGGGAAAGCGATATGATATCGGGGATAAAATCGGTTTCATCAAGGCAACGGTGGATTTCGCACTGCAAAGGGAGGATACCCGGGAAGATGTCATCGAGTATTTGAGAGATGTCCTGGGGATGACGGACCTGAAGAGAGAGTGTGACTGA
- a CDS encoding HipA family kinase, whose product MIKPVAYRRKLEGKSNAHLIAFDDGREYVVKFFQAGFEKTLPNEWVAYCLARYLGLPVPFSRLVEIPEDFAAMIPDCDQFTATQFQFASLYVPNCLDGHQVTDVSGIVNAETLAGIILLDYWLGNRDRTRKNILLQEASMDIYHLWIIDHAEIFGSYNWEIESIGNLPTGLRKSSAQRLMAAFVEKEEAFNEQLELIQTIPIFLIEEIVSTIPDDWMVTKEEKKAIVTELLRRRKKVLPKLLPRYIKKVYRPLHE is encoded by the coding sequence ATGATTAAACCTGTTGCGTACCGGAGGAAACTAGAAGGGAAATCGAATGCCCATCTCATCGCATTCGATGATGGCAGAGAATATGTCGTGAAATTTTTCCAGGCTGGTTTTGAAAAAACTTTGCCGAATGAATGGGTGGCCTATTGCCTCGCTAGGTACCTTGGACTGCCAGTTCCATTTTCCAGGCTGGTTGAAATCCCAGAGGATTTTGCCGCAATGATTCCTGATTGCGATCAATTCACTGCTACACAATTTCAATTTGCCTCTCTGTATGTGCCGAACTGCCTTGACGGCCACCAGGTGACAGATGTTTCCGGTATTGTGAATGCAGAGACGCTGGCAGGAATCATCCTCCTTGATTATTGGCTGGGCAACAGGGACCGCACTCGTAAAAATATTCTTTTACAGGAAGCATCCATGGATATCTATCATTTATGGATCATCGACCATGCCGAAATTTTTGGGTCATATAATTGGGAGATTGAAAGCATTGGAAATTTGCCGACAGGATTGAGGAAAAGCTCAGCTCAACGATTAATGGCAGCCTTTGTTGAAAAAGAAGAAGCATTCAATGAACAGCTCGAGCTCATCCAGACGATCCCGATTTTTTTAATAGAGGAAATTGTTTCAACGATCCCTGACGATTGGATGGTTACGAAGGAAGAAAAAAAGGCGATAGTGACCGAATTGTTGAGGCGGCGCAAGAAGGTCCTTCCGAAGCTGCTGCCCCGATATATAAAAAAAGTTTACCGGCCTCTTCACGAATAG
- a CDS encoding glycosyltransferase family 4 protein, with protein sequence MKVLVIWRLLTVGGVNAGWRNRSIYFKKHGIDTEFLYTTDHGGLHIMEDIAPVYLTKDENKIVGIIQANNYDAIIVVDTKDAYKWIRKANYTGPVIIEARTPEIIKLQPHLKNFRGIEPETIIVPSDYQKRVVSILTEIEPVQVIYNGVDTSFFRPLREREIDHHQAPVLPEDKKIIGWIGRVDKRKNWPMLLEIAKRIKTERNDIEIWLIGGAQSVQREQFAAKWQEEDLTDIVKWHPVIPYQQMPHVYAKIRKSGGCTLATTKSESFGNTFIESMACGVPVVASNMKPVTELVLQEKTGMLYYGQNVEDAVNKLYSIIDSPDRQQQMSKTAIQHAQQHFAIEVVADQYIDLLYEIIYGSREEGISHD encoded by the coding sequence ATGAAAGTACTAGTAATCTGGCGTCTGCTGACTGTTGGCGGAGTGAACGCTGGGTGGAGGAATCGTTCCATCTATTTTAAAAAGCATGGAATCGATACTGAATTTTTGTATACGACTGACCATGGCGGCCTTCATATCATGGAGGATATTGCTCCAGTCTACCTGACGAAGGACGAAAACAAAATAGTAGGGATTATCCAAGCGAATAATTATGATGCGATTATCGTTGTCGATACAAAGGATGCCTATAAATGGATCCGAAAAGCGAATTATACCGGCCCTGTGATCATAGAGGCCCGTACCCCGGAAATTATCAAGCTTCAGCCTCACTTAAAAAACTTCAGGGGAATTGAACCTGAAACCATCATTGTCCCTTCCGATTATCAAAAGCGAGTCGTTTCCATATTAACTGAAATTGAACCAGTCCAGGTCATTTATAACGGCGTGGATACATCTTTCTTCCGCCCTTTGAGGGAAAGGGAAATTGATCATCATCAAGCCCCGGTGCTGCCGGAAGACAAGAAAATCATCGGTTGGATCGGCCGAGTGGATAAACGGAAAAACTGGCCGATGCTCCTGGAAATTGCCAAAAGAATCAAAACTGAACGCAATGATATCGAAATATGGTTGATTGGCGGTGCGCAAAGTGTCCAGCGGGAACAGTTCGCAGCGAAATGGCAGGAGGAAGACCTGACAGATATCGTAAAATGGCATCCCGTCATTCCTTATCAGCAAATGCCGCATGTCTATGCGAAAATCCGCAAGTCCGGAGGCTGCACCCTGGCAACGACCAAGTCTGAATCCTTCGGGAATACCTTTATTGAATCGATGGCATGCGGTGTCCCTGTTGTGGCATCGAACATGAAGCCGGTCACTGAATTGGTCCTCCAGGAGAAGACTGGCATGCTCTACTATGGACAAAATGTCGAGGATGCCGTCAATAAGCTGTACTCCATCATAGACTCCCCTGATAGGCAGCAGCAGATGTCCAAGACAGCGATCCAGCATGCCCAGCAGCATTTTGCCATCGAAGTCGTAGCAGACCAGTATATCGATTTATTGTACGAAATCATTTATGGCAGCAGAGAGGAGGGGATCAGCCATGATTAA
- a CDS encoding SET domain-containing protein → MIQVKTSEISDGEFNRGVFATRDIAKGELIHEAPVLSYPNDQHVHIEKTALADYAFEYGINHSAILLGYGMLFNHSYEPNATYEINFDNHTFDFYAYRDISAGEEIFINYNGEEDNNDPLWFNKEEE, encoded by the coding sequence ATGATTCAAGTTAAAACTTCTGAAATTAGCGATGGAGAATTCAATAGAGGGGTATTCGCTACTCGTGATATTGCAAAAGGCGAATTGATCCATGAGGCTCCCGTGCTATCCTATCCGAACGATCAGCATGTTCATATCGAGAAAACGGCGCTAGCGGATTATGCCTTCGAATATGGCATTAATCACTCTGCTATCCTCCTGGGATACGGAATGTTATTCAACCACTCATACGAGCCTAACGCAACGTATGAAATCAATTTCGACAATCACACATTTGATTTCTATGCCTATCGTGATATCAGTGCTGGGGAAGAAATCTTCATTAATTATAATGGGGAAGAAGATAATAACGATCCATTATGGTTCAACAAAGAAGAGGAATAA